The genome window GTCAGAGCTTCACTCCCTTGGCGAGCAGATCGGCGATGACGGCGTCGATACCGCGCACGTCAATGGTCTTGATGCCCTTGGCGGACAGGGTCAGCGTCACGTTGCGGCGCAGGGACGGAACCCAGTAGGTCTTCTTCTGGATGTTCGGGTCGAACCGGCGCTTGGTGCGACGGTGCGAGTGGGAAATGCTGTGGCCGAAACCTGGCCCAGCCCCGGTTACCTGGCAGTTTGCTGCCATGATCACTCCTCGTTGCAAGTAGTAGTAAAAGAACGGGCGGAACCCGTTGTGAAGCATCCGGACGAACCGGGCGCTCCACGAGTCCCGCCACCAGTTGTGACACCGCGCTCTTACTGCGACTTTCCGAAGGGGTAACCAGGCTGGGTGAGATCCAACCGAAGTGCCCTATATCGCGGGGGAAGACGGTGAGTCCCCAGCGGCGCCGGTGAAGGCTGGCCGGGGATCCGGTTACGGGAAGCACGTTGTTTTCCGATGTCCTGGCGACCCCTGCGGAACACGGGCACACCACAACTCAACGCGGCTTAACGCCGTTCCATCTTAGGGCACAGTCCCGCATCGTTCAAACCGGCCAACAAAAAAACAACTGACGCCGGTCAGCCGGGCAGGCGCTGGTCAGCCGCATCGAGGCAGTCAGGCGGGTCGAGACCGGTCAGGCGGGCCGGGGCTTGTCATTCACCAGCGCCGGATCCCGGAAGACCCAGTGCTCCGGGTCCAGATGCGCGAGGATCTTGGAGCCGATCCGGCCCAGGTCCGCCAGGTCGCGGTCATCCAGGCTGTCCAGCAACCGCGCGCGCACGCTGGCCACGTGGTGGGGGGCCAGGCGGACGATCTCGGCCATCCCCTCGTCCGTGATGACGGCCATCGTGACGCGCGCATCCTCGCTCGAGGGGCTGCGCCGCATCAGGCCACGGCCTTCAAGCTTGCGGGCCACATGGGACAACCGTGACAGGGAGGAGTTCGTGCGGGCGGCCAGCTCACTCATCGGCAACGCCTCGCCGCTCTCCGAGAGCATGGCCAGCACCTGGTACTCGAAGAAGCTGACAGTGCCCTCCACCTGCAGGTCTGCCTCCAGGGTCGGCATGAGCTGCATGTGGGTGGCCACGAGGGTGAGCCAGGCCCGGCGTTCCGCGGCGGACAGCCAACGGACGCCGTCGAGGCCGGTCTCTGCGGAGGACTCCGTGTCCCGGGCCGCCTGAACAGAATCTCTCACGGGGTCCATGATGCCATGGTGCCATTCCGCGGGCCGAGCCCTGCGCGCATCACGCCACGTGAACCGGGCATCTGTACGAACTGGTCCGCACTGGTCCGCCCTGGTCCGCACGTGGTCGCATTGGCCCGCGCACGCCCGCCGCCGCGGTGGATCAGGCATGCTGGTGGACAGGAGTGTCCCCTGACACATCAGGATTGCCACACCATGTGCCACACCACGATGCCCGCCGGCCCGTACCAGGAGAGTCGATGACCATTCAGCCCGTGTCCCCTGACCCGACCATCAGCGAAGACCTGCTGGCCGCCGGCCGCAAGGCCTACGACCTCGACCGCGAGCATGTGTTCCACTCGTGGAGCGCCCAGCGGTCCATCACGCCCATGACGATCGTCAAGACCGAGGGCCCCTATGTCTGGGACGGGCAGGGCCACCGTCTCATCGACTTCTCCTGCCAGCTGATCAACACGAACATCGGCCACTCCCACCCGAAGGTCGTGGCCGCCATCCAGGAGCAGGCCGCGGACATCGCCACCATCAACCCTGCCCACGTCAACGCCGCCCGGTCCGAGGCGGCCCGGCTCGTGGCGGACCTGACACCCGGGGACCTGAACCACGTGTTCTTCACGAACGCAGGAGCGGACGCCGTGGAGCACGCCGTGCGGATGGCCCGGGTCCACACGGGCCGGCCCAAGGTACTGTCCGCCTACCGCGCGTACCACGGAGGCACGGACCTGGCCTTCGCCCTGACCGCCGACCCCCGGCGGAATCCCGTCGACAAGGCGACGGCCGGCGTCGCCCATTTCATGCCCGCCTATCCGTACCGCAGTTATTTCCATGCGACCACCGAGCAGGAGGAGTCCGAGCGCGCACTGGCGCATCTGGAGCAGACCATCCTGCTCGAGGGGCCGCAGTCGATCGCGGCGGTGATCCTTGAGTCCGTCCCCGGCACGGCTGGGATCTACGTGCCGCCGGCAGGATATCTGCAGGGGGTGCGGGAGCTGACCCGCAAGTACGGCATCCTGTTCATCGCGGACGAGGTCATGGTGGGCTTCGGCCGCACCGGCGAATGGTTCGCGGTCAACCACTGGGGTGTGGAGCCGGACCTGCTGGCCTTCGCCAAGGGCGTGAACTCCGGCTACGTGCCACTCGGCGGGGTCGCCCTCTCGGACGCGGTCTACGAGACCTTCGCCGAGACGCCCTACCCGGGCGGGCTGACGTACTCCGGCCACCCGTTGGCGTGTGCCGCGGCCGTGGCCACGTTGAACGCGATGCAGGACGAGGGCATGGTGGCCAACGTGGCCCGGCTGGGCGAGGAGATCATCGGGCCGCGCCTGCGGGAGATCCTCGAAGCGCACCCCTCCGTGGGAGATGTCCGTGGCCTGGGCGCCTTCTGGGCCGTGGAGCTGGTGAAGAACCGTGAGACCAAGGAGCCCATGGCCGCCTATGGCGGTTCCTCCCCCGAGATGAACGAGCTCGTGGCCGAGTGCAAGAGGCTGGGGCTCCTGCCGTTCCAGAACATGAACCGCATCCACGTGGCCCCGCCCCTGAACGCCCCGGACGAGGTGGTGCGCCACGGACTGGACATCCTGGACCAGGCCCTGGCGGTCACCGACCGGTACGTCACCGGCTGAGCACGCGAGGTTCCCGGCTCAGTCATCAGTTCGGGATTCTGGAGGCGTCCCGGGGCGCAGCAGCGGCGGGAGCACCCCCATCAGCACCGCGATCACGAGGGCGGTGGCACCGGTGATCCACCAGGCCACGTCCGTGGCCACCAGGACGTGGGCGATGAACGCCACGCAGCCGGCCAGCAGCAGCCCCATCCCGGCCAGGCAGATCCGCACCACGCGGTCTCCGAGCGCCACGGTGCGGTCCTTGACGAGCCGGCCGAAGAAGCGTCGGTGGATCACCACGGGCAGCAGCATCAGGACGGTCAACAGCACCGCCGTCACCAGCAGCGCCAGGTACCACCCCTGGAGATGGCTGGCCACCTCGGCGAACCGGGCCTGGAACGGCAACGTCATCAGGAACGCCGTGACGATCTGCGTCCCGGTCTGCATCACCCGCAGCTCCTGGAGCAGGTCGCTCCAGTTGCGGTCCAGCTTCTCCGCCGGCGTCTCATGCCGGAGGGCCGCCTCCGGGGATGCGCCCTCACCGGCCGGCGCCGGGGAGTGCCGCTCGCCGGCCGGCTCGGGGCCGTGCGCCGCGCGGCTCACGGGATCTCCCAGCGCACCTCGTCAGGGGACTTGTCCTCACGCCAGCCCCGCCACGAGGCCTGACGGACCCGGCCGGAACGGGTCCGTCCAGCCAGGGACACCTCGCCCACCAGTGATGGAGTGACCCACCAGGCATCGGAACGGTCCTCGGCGGGCACGTCCGGCACCGGCGGGGTCTTGCGGTGCAGGCGCCGCAACCGGGATTCGGCATCCGCCAGCTGGGCCGCCGAGAATCCGGTGCCCACCCGCCCCGCGTACCGCAGGTCACCCGCCTCGTCCGGCACGGCCACCAGCAGGGAGCCGATCCCGCCCGAGCGGCCACCCTTGCCCTCCCGGGCCCCGATGACCACGACCTCCTGGTGCTGTTGCAGCTTCAGCTTGATCCACGCGGAGCCGCGCCGCCCCGGCAGATACACGGAGTCCGTCCTCTTGGCGACCACGCCCTCGAGCCCGAGATCGCGGCTGGCCTGCTGGGCGCGGGCAAGGGTCCCGCGGTATCCCGGGGGCACGGACACCACGTCCCCGTTCCCGACGCCGGCCTCCAGCACCTCTCGACGCTCACCATAGGGGGTGCGCAGGAGGGAGCGGATCTGCCGCCCCGAGGCGCCCGGCGGCCCGAGCTGGAGGATGTCGAACACCAGATACCGCAACTCGATCCCCTCCGAATCGGCGGCGGACCGGTCGGTATGACCAGTCGGGGCGGTCCGGCCGGATCTGCCCCCACGCCGCGTTCCCCGGCTGGTGCGGCCGCTCACCTCCTGGAGCAGTCCGAAGTCCGGCCGGCCCTGGCCGTCCAGGGCCACGAGCTCCCCGTCGAGCACCGCCCCGCCACACTCCTCCGCCGGTCCAGTGAGCAGCTCGGTGAGTTCCCGCAGGGAGGGATAGTCGGCCGTCAGGTCCTTGCCGTTGCGGCTGGCCAGGACGACCTGCTCCGGCGTCACCCCGGCCAGGAGGCGGTAGCCGTCCCACTTCATCTCGTAGGACCAGTCCTCATCCGCGGTGAGGTCGGCGGGCTGACCGGAGGTGGCCAGCATCGGAGAAGGCAGGTCTGCCACCGTGAACGCGGAGTCCTCCGAACCCTTCGCGGCACGTTTCGCGGTGGGTTTCTCGGCACGTTTCCCGGTGGGTTCAGCGGTGGTC of Citricoccus sp. K5 contains these proteins:
- the rpmB gene encoding 50S ribosomal protein L28, producing the protein MAANCQVTGAGPGFGHSISHSHRRTKRRFDPNIQKKTYWVPSLRRNVTLTLSAKGIKTIDVRGIDAVIADLLAKGVKL
- a CDS encoding MarR family winged helix-turn-helix transcriptional regulator; the encoded protein is MSAAERRAWLTLVATHMQLMPTLEADLQVEGTVSFFEYQVLAMLSESGEALPMSELAARTNSSLSRLSHVARKLEGRGLMRRSPSSEDARVTMAVITDEGMAEIVRLAPHHVASVRARLLDSLDDRDLADLGRIGSKILAHLDPEHWVFRDPALVNDKPRPA
- a CDS encoding aspartate aminotransferase family protein; translation: MTIQPVSPDPTISEDLLAAGRKAYDLDREHVFHSWSAQRSITPMTIVKTEGPYVWDGQGHRLIDFSCQLINTNIGHSHPKVVAAIQEQAADIATINPAHVNAARSEAARLVADLTPGDLNHVFFTNAGADAVEHAVRMARVHTGRPKVLSAYRAYHGGTDLAFALTADPRRNPVDKATAGVAHFMPAYPYRSYFHATTEQEESERALAHLEQTILLEGPQSIAAVILESVPGTAGIYVPPAGYLQGVRELTRKYGILFIADEVMVGFGRTGEWFAVNHWGVEPDLLAFAKGVNSGYVPLGGVALSDAVYETFAETPYPGGLTYSGHPLACAAAVATLNAMQDEGMVANVARLGEEIIGPRLREILEAHPSVGDVRGLGAFWAVELVKNRETKEPMAAYGGSSPEMNELVAECKRLGLLPFQNMNRIHVAPPLNAPDEVVRHGLDILDQALAVTDRYVTG
- a CDS encoding DUF6328 family protein, which gives rise to MSRAAHGPEPAGERHSPAPAGEGASPEAALRHETPAEKLDRNWSDLLQELRVMQTGTQIVTAFLMTLPFQARFAEVASHLQGWYLALLVTAVLLTVLMLLPVVIHRRFFGRLVKDRTVALGDRVVRICLAGMGLLLAGCVAFIAHVLVATDVAWWITGATALVIAVLMGVLPPLLRPGTPPESRTDD